In the Streptomyces sp. WMMC940 genome, GAGGTTCGCGCGCCGCCCCGTTCACCGGCGAAGGGAAGCAGGACCGTGCAACGTTCAGTGGTGACGGCCGTACTGGCAGCTGCCGCGCTGATGCTCTCCACCGGGTGCTCGTCCGACGGTGGGGCCGGCGCGCAGGCAGGCCGTGACGGCGCTCCCTCCCGCCCGGCTCCGCCGTCGGCGACGGCCGGCGGAGCCTCGGTGACGGCACCGCCGGCGAAGGGGTCGGTGAAGGTGGCGGCCACGCTGACCCGCGACCTGAAGTCGCCCTGGGGCCTCGCGGCCCTTCCCGGCGGCGATCTGCTGGTGTCCTCACGCGACGAGGGCACGATCACGCGCGTCGACGCCGGGTCCGGGAAGAAGACGGTGCTCGGCTCGGTGCCGGGCGTGGCGCCGGCGGGCGAGGGCGGGCTGATGGGGCTCGCCGTCTCCCCCGACTTCGCCTCGGACAACCTGGTGTACGCGTACTTCACCACCGCTTCGGACAACCGCATCGCCCGCATGCTGTACGACGAGCGCAAACCGGCGGGGCAGCAGCTGGGCGCCCCCGACACGATCCTGCGGGGCATCCCCAAGGGCCGCATCCACAACGGTGGACGGATCGCCTTCGGCCCGGACAGGATGCTGTACGCGGGCACCGGCGAGACCGGTGAGACGGGTCTGGCCCAGGACAAGGAGTCCCTGGGCGGCAAGATCCTCCGCATGACCCCCGACGGCCGACCCGTGCAAGGCAATCCGTCGGCCGACTCCGTGGTCTATTCGTACGGCCACCGCAATGTGCAGGGCCTCGCCTGGGACTCCCGGAAGCGGCTGTGGGCGTCGGAGTTCGGGCAGAACACCTGGGACGAGCTGAACCTCATCGAGCCGGGGAAGAACTACGGCTGGCCCGAAGCCGAGGGCAGGGCCGGCAGGTCCGGCTTCGTGGACCCGGTGGCGCAGTGGCGCACGGAAGAGGCGTCGCCGAGCGGCATCGCCTATGCCGCGGGATCCATCTGGATGGCGGGACTGAGGGGCGAGCGCCTGTGGCGGATCCCGCTCGCCGGCACCGAACCGTCCGCGGAACCGCAGGCGTTCCTCGAGGAGGAGCACGGCCGGCTGCGCACGGTCCTGCCGGTCGAGGGGAGCGCGGGCGGCCGGGACGTCTGGCTGGTCACCAGCGAGACGGACAACAGAGGCACCCCTGCGGCCGGGGACGACAGGATCCTGCGACTGAGGGTCGAGTGACCCGCGTCCTCCGCCGGCGGCCGACGGACGTGGGGCCCCGCAGGAATGCGGACGGTGGAGGCGGACGGGAGGGCCGGGCGGACGCGGGGACGAGACGGAGGGTTCACCCGGGGTGCCCGGGGACCACCCGAGTCCCCGGCGGAGTTCCCCCGTGACCTTCTTCGTGGCTCCGCGATGGGGCCTCCGGCCTTCGGGTCCGGCATGACTTCCCTGCCACCACCCCGCTCGCGACCTCCACGTCCTCGATCCCCTGCACCGGACCGGGGTCGGGCTCCCGGGCCAACTGGGCCCGGTACAGCGGCATAGGACTGTGTATCCGCTGCCGCGGCTGCTCCAACCGGTGCTGCCGGGAACGGAGTTCCTCGTCGTGCACGGCGAGCAACCGGAGCGAGGCGGTCATCGGGTTCACGGCTATGTACGCGTGGGTGCAGCCGTGCACCAGGTGCAGCAGGCGCAGCGCCACCAGGTCCCCGATCGCCGCCGCGGCCTCGTCCACCCGCGACGCCCGAGCCGACCTCCGCCCCCGAGCCCGCGGCGGCGCCCGCCGGCGGCACTGGAACCCCCCGGTGACTCCCACCCCTCCCCTTCCCCAGGAGACCCGCATGTCCCCGAGCCGACGGACGCAACAGGCGGGCACCGAGCCGCACACCCGCATCGCGTCGATCGACTCCGCCATCATCGACCTGCTCCACCAGCGCCGCGGCGCCATGGCCGAACTCGCGGACCTCCGCCGCGCCGGCCGCGCCCCCCGCGTCCAACTCGCCCGCGAGAACGAGGTCGTCCGCCGCTGCAGCGAGGCACTCGGCGACTCGGGCACCCGCCTGGCCCTGCTCCTCCTCCGCGACCCGGCTGACCCCGCCCCCCACCCCAGGGGGTGGTGCCGGCCGCTGCCGACCCGCATCACCTCCTTCCGGCGCGCCCGGGCGGGAACCGGTGACGAGGGCGGGCCGGAGGCGCCGTCACGGCCGAGGCCGCCCCTCGACGGGCGAGCCCTGCCCGACGCGGCACTAGCGCGAGAGCGTGCCGTCCTCGCTCACACGCGTCCCTGCGATCCTCGCATGGGCGGACGAAGGGCTCTCGGGGGTTTCGATGCTGATGCGCGGCAGCCGGCGGTCCAGCCAGCGCGGCAGCCACCAGTTGGCGCTGCCCAGCATGTGCATGAGCGCCGGCACCAGCAGGGTGCGCAGGACGAACGCGTCCAGCGCGACCGCGGCGGCGAGGCCGATGCCGAACATCGCGATGACCCGGTCCCCGCTGAGGACGAACGCGAGGAAGACGGAGATCATGATGATCGCGGCCGAGTTGATGACCCTGCCCGTCTCGGCGAGGCCGACCCGTACGGCACGCCGGTTGTCCCGCGTCTCCAGCCACTCCTCGTACATCCGGCTGACCAGGAACACCTGGTAGTCCATCGAGAGCCCGAAGAGCACCGAGACCATGATCACGGGAAGGAAGGGCTCGATCGGACCGGCGCTGCCGAGACCCAGCGGTTCGGAGCCCCAGCCCCACTGGAAGACGGCGACGACGACGCCGAACGCGGAGGCGACCGCGGCCACGTTCATCAGTGCGGCCTTGAGCGGGATGCCGATCGAGCGGAACGCGAGCAGCAGCAGCACACAGCCCAGCGCGATGACCACACCGACGAACAGCGGCAGCTTCCCGACGATCACGTCGGCGAAGTCGTCGTAGCTCGCGGTCACTCCCCCGACGCGGACCTCGAGCGAGGTCCCGCTCTCCGCCGCGGGGAGCACATCGGCACGCAGCCGGTCGACGAGTTCACTGGTCCGCTGCGACTGGGGGGCTGACTCGGGGACGACGGTGACCACGGCGGTGTCGGCCCGGCTGTTGAACGTCACGGGGCTGACGGAGGCGACGCCCTCGGTGGCCCGGAGGGCGGCGGGCAGTTGCTGCATCGCCAGCCGGTCGTCGGCGCCGTCGAGGGCGGCGACGAGCGTGAGCGGTCCGTTGGTGCCCGGCCCGAATCCCTCGGCGACCAGGTCGTACGCCTTCCGGGTGGTGCTGGAGGCGGGCGCGTTGCCCTGGTCGGAGGTGCCGAGATGGAGCGAGAACGTGGGCAGCGCGAGGACGGCCATCACCACGGTGGCGACCAGCCCCAGCAGCTTCGGGCGGCGCTCGACGAAGGCGGACCAGCGGGCGGCGAAGCCGGTCGGGAGCTCGGGCCGCGGGCCGCGCCGGGCGAGCCGTCGGCGCTCCGGGCGGCCCAGTGCACGCATCCCGATGAAGGACAGCAGCGCCGGCAGCAGGGTGACGGCGGCGGCGACGGTCAGGAGGACGGTCAGACAGGCCGCGATCGCCACTCCGTTGAGGAAGGAGAGCTGCAGGATCAGCATGCCGAGCAGCGCGATGCAGACGGTGAGGCCGGCGAAGACGACCGCGCGCCCCGTCGTCGCCACGGCGTTCTCGGCGGCATCGGCGACGGACAGCCCGCGCCGCAGGCCCTTGCGGTGGCGGGTGACGATGAACAGGGCGTAGTCGATCCCGACGCCGAGCCCGATCAGCAGCCCGAGCACGGGTGCGAAGTCCGCGACGTCCATGACGTGGCCGAGGAGCACGATGCCCGCGTAGGCGGTGCCGACGCTGACCAGCGCGGTGGCGATGGGCAGCAGGCTGGCGGCCAGTGAGCCGAAGGCGAGGAAGAGGACCACGGCGGCCACGGCGACGCCGACGATCTCCGCGAGGTGCGAGGTGGGGGTCTCGGCGAGCGCCGTGGCGCTGCCGCCGAGTTCGACCTGGAGTCCGTCGTGTGCGGCGGTCTTGGCCGTGTCGACGACCGCTCGGGCCTGGGCCTCGGGGACGTCTCCCGGCTTCGCCTCGAAGACGACGGTCGCGTAGGCGGTACGGCCGTCCTCGCTGATCCGGGCGGCGCCGTCCGGTCCGCCCACGGCGGCGTCCGCCGCGCCTGCGGCCGTGGCACCGTCGCCGGCCCCGCCCGCGGAGCCGGACGCGGCCGAGGCCTTGTCGGCGGAGGTCGTGCCGGCAGGGTTCTCGTCTGCGGACGCCTTGTCGATGGAGGTCCTACCGGCCGAGGTCCTACCCGATGCGGTGCCCGAGCCCTTTCCGTCCGACCGCTCCCCGGTACCCCTCTTCGCGTCCGTTCCACTCGCTTTGCCTGCCTTCGCCGCCTTCCCCGTCTTCCCGCCGGACGCGCCCGAGGCCTTCCCGGACAGCGGCTGCGGGGACGTGGCGTACGGCCCGGTGACCGAGGCGACGCCGTCCAGCCGTTCGACCTTCTTCAGCATCGCCGTCACCCGCTGCTCGACGGCGGCCGAGCGGACACTGCCCTGTGTGCTGTGCCAGACGATGGTGTCCCCGCCGTCGAACCTTCCGTGGAAGCCGTCCCGGAGGAGTTCGGTGGCCCGACCGGACTCGGTGCCGGGTACGTCGTAGTCGTTCGAGTACGCCGTACCCGCGAAGACGGCAGCGACCGAGACGCCGCAGAGGGCCGACAGCCAGAGCAGGACGGCGACGAGTCGGTGCCTGATGCACCACCGAGCGATGGCGGCCAACGGACGAGCTCCCTGGTGGTTCGTGGATCTTCACTGGGAACTGCCCGCAAAGAACACATGACCTGCAGGGGAACACTCTCTCAGGAGAAAGTGATCGTTAGGGCCCCTTCGCCCGGTTCGTGGTAATACTCACAGGTGCGGAGGGAGTTCGGGGACGTCCGCTTCCGAACTCCCTCCCCTCGTCGCCGTCCCGGACGTCCGCCGGTCGCGGATGTCACGGATGTCTGCGGCATCACCCGGAGACGCCGCCTGCCGTTCTCGATGTGCCCAACGAGGCGCCTGCGAAAGCCGCTCCCGTCGCCCGTCGTCACCTCGACGTCGTACCAGCCGTGAGCATCGGCCGCGGAGTGGACGAGTCTCCTGCTCCGGCCGGGCTTCACCGTGATCTCCCGGGGCCCGCGGACGGCCGCGGGACGAACGTCCGGGAGGGCGTCGGGAGGGTCCGGTCGAGATCCCGCCAGTGGCCGACCGGCCGTGGGGGCCAATTCGGTGGCGATGTCGGTGCGGACTGTCACCATGGGCTCATGACCAGTCGGGGGGAATCGCAGACAGCCATCGCCGGCACGGCCGCCTCGGCGGGCTCGGCCGCCGCCGAGACAGCCTTGATAGCGCGGATAGCCGAGCACCTGCACGGGTCGCCCCGTGAGCATCTGGGCGGTCCGCCCGTCGCGATCGTGCACCACCGGCCCGAAGCGACACGGCTGGAGCGGCGCGAGGCGTTCCGGGAGGTCTACGGCCCGATCGTGGCCACGATCGGGGAGCCGACGCTGTACGGCGGGTCGGCGTGGGGTCCCAGTGTCCGCTGGCGCGACGAGGGCAGGCTGGTGCTGCTGTCGGGGGACCGGTTCCGCGTGACGCTGTCGGTGCACCGGCCCGAGGAGCTGGAGCGGGGCGAGCACCACTGCTTCACCTGGGGCGGGGCCCGGTCGGCAGGCGAGCCGCACGACTTCGACCTCCTGCCGTACAGCTGGCAGTTGTACCGCGGCGGCCCGGGCGAGTGGACCGGCGAGCGCCCGGACCACCGGCTCGCGGGCGACTGGGAGCAGTGGGAGAGCGCCCTGGAGCTGCTGCTCGCCGCCTGGGCGGAGCAGCTTCCGGTGCAGGTACCGGGCGACTGGGCCGGTTTCACGGTCGTGGCGGACCGGGACCCCGGACGCGATCTCGTCGTCTCGTACAGCCCGGGCGAGGGCCTGGAGGTCGCGGTCGACGACCGGGACGCGCCCCAGGGCCCCGAGCGTGACAGGTTGATGCGGGAGTGCGGCTGGCACGGCCATGACCGGGGCTGGTGGCACTCGGCCTTCCCGGAGGCCGATGAGCGCTCCGCGGCCGCCGCCGCGCGGCTGACCGTCTCGGAGCTCCGCTCGCGCGGCGCGTCAGGCCCTCAGGAGCTGGCCGCCCGGGAGGCCGGCGTCGACGATCGCGGTGAGCTGTGGCTGCCGGGCCTGGGGATACGGACCTGCTGAGGCCCGCCGCCGAGGGCGCCGGCAGGCACGCCGGGTAGCAATGCCCGTGAGGGCCGCCCGAATCCTCGCTCGCCGGGCCCGCCGCTCCCTTGCCGGCCGTCCCCTTACCACCGGTCCGGAACGGCTCGCCTCCGGGCACCGCCCCCACCGGCCCGCCGTCCACGCCACCGGCCCGTTGCCGTGTCCGCCCGGACCACCGGCCGCCGGTCCGGGCCCACGGCCCCCTCTTCTCCGCCCACCTGCCCGACCGGCCGGGAACGTGTGAGGGGCGGGACACCGGCCCGGTGTCCCGCCCCTTGTACGTGAGGCCGCGGTGCTCAGCCTTCGGTCACGCCGAGCCTCTCCAGGATCAGCTCCTTGACGCGGGCCGCGTCGGCCTGGCCTCGGGTGGCCTTCATGACCGCGCCGACCAGGGCACCGACCGCGGCGACCTTGCCGCCCCGGATCTTGTCGGCGATGGCGGCGTTGCCGGCGATCGCCTCGTCGACGGCCGCGCCGAGCGCACCCTCGTCGGAGACGACCTTCAGACCGCGCTTCTCGACGACCGCGTCCGGGTCGCCCTCGCCGGCCAGCACGCCCTCGATGACCTGGCGGGCCAGCTTGTCGTTCAGCGAGCCGTCCGCGACGAGGGCGGTCACCCGAGCGACCTGCTCCGGCGTGATCGGCAGCTCCTCGAGCGACCGGCCGGACTCGTTGGCGTTGCGGGCCAGCTCGCCCATCCACCACTTGCGGGCGGAGACCGGGTCAGCGCCGGCCGCGATCGTGGCCACGATCGGGTCGATCGCGCCCGCGTTCAGGATCGACTGCATGTCGTGCCCGGAGACGCCCCACTCCTCGCGGAGGCGGTTGCGACGCACCCGCGGCAGCTCGGGCAGACCGGCACGCAGCTCCTCGACCCACTCACGGGACGGGGCGACCGGGACGAGGTCGGGCTCCGGGAAGTACCGGTAGTCCTCCGCCTCCTCCTTGACCCGGCCGGACGTCGTCGTGCCGTCGTCCTCGTGGAAGTGACGGGTCTCCTGGACGATCGTGCCGCCGTCCCCGAGCACCGCGGCGTGGCGCTGGATCTCGAAGCGGACCGCTCGCTCCACGCTGCGCAGCGAGTTGACGTTCTTGGTCTCGCTGCGCGTGCCGAACGTCTCCGAACCCCTCGGCATCAGCGAGAGGTTCACGTCGCAGCGCATCTGGCCCATCTCCATCCGGGCCTCCGACACACCGAGGGCCCTGATGAGCTCGCGCAGTTCGGCGACGTACGCCTTGGCGACCTCGGGGGCACGGTCACCGGCGCCCACGATGGGCTTGGTGACGATCTCGATGAGCGGGATGCCGGCCCGGTTGTAGTCGAGCAGGGAGTGGGACGCGCCGTGGATACGGCCGGTGGCGCCGCCGACGTGGGTCGACTTGCCCGTGTCCTCCTCCATGTGGGCGCGCTCGATCTCCACGCGGAAGACCTCGCCGTCCTCCAGCTGGACGTCCAGATAGCCGTTGAAGGCGATCGGCTCGTCGTACTGCGAGGTCTGGAAGTTCTTCGGCATATCCGGATAGAAGTAGTTCTTCCGGGCGAAGCGGCACCATTCGGCGATCTCGCAGTGCAGCGCGAGGCCGATCTTGACGGCGGACTCGACGCCGACCCCGTTGACCACCGGCAGCGAGCCGGGAAGGCCCAGGCAGGTGGGGCAGGTCTGCGAGTTGGGCTCGGCGCCCAGCTCGGTCGAGCAGCCGCAGAACATCTTGGTCCTGGTGCCGAGTTCGACATGGACCTCCAGGCCCATGACGGGGTCGTACGACGCGAGTGCGTCCTCGTACGACACCAGGTCAGTCGTGACGGTCACGGTGAACTTTCCCTCTCAGCCCAGCAGGACGTCGTCGTCGCCCAGGCGCTTCAGCTCCCGGTAGAGGATCGCGAGTCCGGTGACGATGGCGGCGGCGGACACGGCGGCGTCGATCAGCCGGAGCGTGTCGTGCTCCAGGCGGGCCTTCCTGGCCTGCTTCGCGACGCCGATGGCTCCGAACGCGGTGGCGGCCATGGACACGTACGTACCGGTCCGGGACTTCGTGAAGCCCTTGGCCTTCTGCAAGCTACTCACAGTGACGGTGCCTCCTCCAGCAGCGGGTGGCCCCAGCGTGCCACGAAGGCCGACTCGACGGCCGCACCCACCTTGTAGAGCCGTTCGTCCTTCATGGCGGGGGCGATGATCTGCAGACCGACCGGGAGGTTGTCCTCCGGGGCCAGGCCGCAGGGCAGCGACATCGCGGCGTTGCCGGCCAGGTTGGTCGGGATGGTGCACAGGTCGGCGAGGTACATCGCCATCGGGTCGTCGGCACGCTCGCCGATCGGGAAGGCGGTGGTCGGGGTCGTCGGGGAGACGATCACGTCGACCTGCTCGAAGGCCTTCTCGAAGTCCTGGGTGATGAGCGTGCGCACCTTCTGGGCGCTGCCGTAGTACGCGTCGTAGTAGCCGGACGACAGGGCGTACGTGCCCAGCATGATCCGGCGCTTGACCTCGTCGCCGAAGCCCTCCTCGCGGGTCAGCGAGGTGACGTCCTCCGCCGAGCGCGTGCCGTCGTCGCCGACGCGCAGGCCGTAGCGCAGACCGTCGAACCGGGCGAGGTTCGAGGAGCACTCGGACGGCGCGATCAGGTAGTACGCGGAGAGCGCCAGGTCGAAGGAGGGGCAGTCGAGCTCGACGATCTCGGCGCCGAGTTCCTTCAGCAGTTGCACGGACTCGTCGAACCTCTGCACGACGCCGGCCTGGTAGCCCTCGCCGCGGAACTGCTTGACGACACCGACCCGCATGCCCTCGACCGAGCCGTTGCGCGCGGCCTCGACGACCGGCGGGACCGGGGCGTCGATGGAGGTCGAGTCGAGCGGGTCGTGCCCGGCGATGACCTCGTGCAGCAGCGCCGCGTCCAGGACCGTACGGGCGCAGGGGCCGCCCTGGTCGAGGGACGAGGAGAAGGCGACCATGCCGTAGCGGGAGACGGCGCCGTAGGTGGGCTTCACGCCGACCGTGCCGGTGACGGCGGCGGGCTGGCGGATGGAGCCGCCGGTGTCCGTGCCGATGGCGAGCGGGGCCTCGTAGGAGGCGAGGGCGGCGGACGAGCCGCCGCCGGAGCCGCCGGGGATGCGGGTCAGGTCCCAGGGGTTGCCGGTCGGGCCGTACGCGCTGTTCTCGGTGGAGGACCCCATGGCGAACTCGTCCATGTTGGTCTTGCCGAGGATGACGACGTCGGCCTCCTTGAGCCTGCGCGTCAGGGTGGCGTCGTACGGCGGGATCCAGCCCTCGAGGATCTTGGAGCCGACCGTCGTCGGGATGCCCTCGGTGGTGAAGATGTCCTTCAGCGCCAGCGGCACGCCGGCCAGCGGGCCGAGCTTCTCGCCGCGCTCGCGCTTCTCGTCGACGGCGCGGGCCTGCGCGAGGGCGCCGTCACGGTCGATGTGCAGGAACGCGTGGACCTTCTCGTCCACGGCCTCGATCCGGGCGAGGTGCGCCTCGGCGACCTCGACGGCGGTGAGCTCGCCGGAGGCGATCCTCGCGGCGATCTCCGCCGCGGTGAGCTTGATGATGGGGCTGTCCGTCATCGCTGGTCAGTCCTCCCCCAGGATCTGCGGCACCTTGAAACGCTGCTGCTCCTGTGCCGGGGCGCAGTGAAGCGCCTGCTCGGGGGTGAGCGAGGGACGGACCTCGTCCGCGCGCATGACGTTCGTCAGCGGCAGCGGGTGGGAGGTCGGCGGTACGTCTCGGTCGGCGACCTCGGCGACGCGGGCGACCGCGCCGATGATGTCGTCGAGCTGTCCGGCGAAGTGGTCGAGCTCTTCGGCCTTCAGCTCCAGACGCGCCAGCCGGGCGAGGTGGGCGACCTCCTCGCGCGTGATGCCAGGCATGCAGCGATCCTCAGGGGTGAGTGTGATGGTTTTGGCCCAATCCTATGGGCCCGGCCCGGGTGCCCGCGAAACCCTTTGCCCACGGGGCGGACCCGTCCCCGCGACGGCGGCCGGCTCCGGGCGCGCGAGGGGGCGGCTCCGGCGGCCGTCCGCC is a window encoding:
- a CDS encoding PQQ-dependent sugar dehydrogenase; this encodes MTAVLAAAALMLSTGCSSDGGAGAQAGRDGAPSRPAPPSATAGGASVTAPPAKGSVKVAATLTRDLKSPWGLAALPGGDLLVSSRDEGTITRVDAGSGKKTVLGSVPGVAPAGEGGLMGLAVSPDFASDNLVYAYFTTASDNRIARMLYDERKPAGQQLGAPDTILRGIPKGRIHNGGRIAFGPDRMLYAGTGETGETGLAQDKESLGGKILRMTPDGRPVQGNPSADSVVYSYGHRNVQGLAWDSRKRLWASEFGQNTWDELNLIEPGKNYGWPEAEGRAGRSGFVDPVAQWRTEEASPSGIAYAAGSIWMAGLRGERLWRIPLAGTEPSAEPQAFLEEEHGRLRTVLPVEGSAGGRDVWLVTSETDNRGTPAAGDDRILRLRVE
- the gatB gene encoding Asp-tRNA(Asn)/Glu-tRNA(Gln) amidotransferase subunit GatB is translated as MTVTTDLVSYEDALASYDPVMGLEVHVELGTRTKMFCGCSTELGAEPNSQTCPTCLGLPGSLPVVNGVGVESAVKIGLALHCEIAEWCRFARKNYFYPDMPKNFQTSQYDEPIAFNGYLDVQLEDGEVFRVEIERAHMEEDTGKSTHVGGATGRIHGASHSLLDYNRAGIPLIEIVTKPIVGAGDRAPEVAKAYVAELRELIRALGVSEARMEMGQMRCDVNLSLMPRGSETFGTRSETKNVNSLRSVERAVRFEIQRHAAVLGDGGTIVQETRHFHEDDGTTTSGRVKEEAEDYRYFPEPDLVPVAPSREWVEELRAGLPELPRVRRNRLREEWGVSGHDMQSILNAGAIDPIVATIAAGADPVSARKWWMGELARNANESGRSLEELPITPEQVARVTALVADGSLNDKLARQVIEGVLAGEGDPDAVVEKRGLKVVSDEGALGAAVDEAIAGNAAIADKIRGGKVAAVGALVGAVMKATRGQADAARVKELILERLGVTEG
- a CDS encoding MMPL family transporter translates to MAAIARWCIRHRLVAVLLWLSALCGVSVAAVFAGTAYSNDYDVPGTESGRATELLRDGFHGRFDGGDTIVWHSTQGSVRSAAVEQRVTAMLKKVERLDGVASVTGPYATSPQPLSGKASGASGGKTGKAAKAGKASGTDAKRGTGERSDGKGSGTASGRTSAGRTSIDKASADENPAGTTSADKASAASGSAGGAGDGATAAGAADAAVGGPDGAARISEDGRTAYATVVFEAKPGDVPEAQARAVVDTAKTAAHDGLQVELGGSATALAETPTSHLAEIVGVAVAAVVLFLAFGSLAASLLPIATALVSVGTAYAGIVLLGHVMDVADFAPVLGLLIGLGVGIDYALFIVTRHRKGLRRGLSVADAAENAVATTGRAVVFAGLTVCIALLGMLILQLSFLNGVAIAACLTVLLTVAAAVTLLPALLSFIGMRALGRPERRRLARRGPRPELPTGFAARWSAFVERRPKLLGLVATVVMAVLALPTFSLHLGTSDQGNAPASSTTRKAYDLVAEGFGPGTNGPLTLVAALDGADDRLAMQQLPAALRATEGVASVSPVTFNSRADTAVVTVVPESAPQSQRTSELVDRLRADVLPAAESGTSLEVRVGGVTASYDDFADVIVGKLPLFVGVVIALGCVLLLLAFRSIGIPLKAALMNVAAVASAFGVVVAVFQWGWGSEPLGLGSAGPIEPFLPVIMVSVLFGLSMDYQVFLVSRMYEEWLETRDNRRAVRVGLAETGRVINSAAIIMISVFLAFVLSGDRVIAMFGIGLAAAVALDAFVLRTLLVPALMHMLGSANWWLPRWLDRRLPRISIETPESPSSAHARIAGTRVSEDGTLSR
- the gatA gene encoding Asp-tRNA(Asn)/Glu-tRNA(Gln) amidotransferase subunit GatA, producing the protein MTDSPIIKLTAAEIAARIASGELTAVEVAEAHLARIEAVDEKVHAFLHIDRDGALAQARAVDEKRERGEKLGPLAGVPLALKDIFTTEGIPTTVGSKILEGWIPPYDATLTRRLKEADVVILGKTNMDEFAMGSSTENSAYGPTGNPWDLTRIPGGSGGGSSAALASYEAPLAIGTDTGGSIRQPAAVTGTVGVKPTYGAVSRYGMVAFSSSLDQGGPCARTVLDAALLHEVIAGHDPLDSTSIDAPVPPVVEAARNGSVEGMRVGVVKQFRGEGYQAGVVQRFDESVQLLKELGAEIVELDCPSFDLALSAYYLIAPSECSSNLARFDGLRYGLRVGDDGTRSAEDVTSLTREEGFGDEVKRRIMLGTYALSSGYYDAYYGSAQKVRTLITQDFEKAFEQVDVIVSPTTPTTAFPIGERADDPMAMYLADLCTIPTNLAGNAAMSLPCGLAPEDNLPVGLQIIAPAMKDERLYKVGAAVESAFVARWGHPLLEEAPSL
- the gatC gene encoding Asp-tRNA(Asn)/Glu-tRNA(Gln) amidotransferase subunit GatC, which gives rise to MPGITREEVAHLARLARLELKAEELDHFAGQLDDIIGAVARVAEVADRDVPPTSHPLPLTNVMRADEVRPSLTPEQALHCAPAQEQQRFKVPQILGED